From the genome of Streptomyces sp. NBC_00523:
TTCAGCGGGCCCTCGGCGGCGATGCGCTCGGCGAGGGTGGGGCCCTCGATGTAGGTGGTCGCCATCCAGGGCTGTTCGGCCTCGGGCGCGGCGTCCACCACGGCGGCGGTGAAGGCGCCGCTGACCCGGCGCGCCGCCGCGACCTCCTGGCGGAAGCGGATGCGGAATTCGGTGTCTCCGGCGAACTGCTGGTGGATCAGTTTGATCGCGACGGGCCGGCCGGAGCTCGTACGGGCCAGGAAGACCGTGCCCATGCCCCCTGATCCGAGCCTCGCCTCCAGCGGATAACCGCCGATCTCGGCTGGATCGCCTGCGCGCAGCGACACTCTTCCCGACCTCTCGTCCCCGTGCACCTCTGCCGTCACGGACCCCGTCTGTGCTGGACACAAACTAGTCGCAGGGTGGTGGGGCGGGACAACGCGGGTGACACGTGCAGGCGGGTGCGTGACGGGCCGCCCCGGCCGGGACCGGGGCGGCCGTTCGGGTCGGCGGGTCAGCAGGTGCCGAGGTCCTGCCAGACTCCCCATTCACCGGTGGAGCCGGGCGTCTCGTTCTGGGTCCACCACTTGGCCTTCCAGGTGTGTCCCCCGTACGAGACCGTGTCACCGCCGTTGTAGACGGCTGCGGCGCTCCACGCGGTGGCGGTGCAGCTGCCGGTCGGGGGCGGCGTGGTCGGCGGGGTGGTGGTGGGCGGGGTGACGCCCGCGAACTTCACCGAGTACTTCGCGAAGTCCCAGTCCGCCTGCGCCACGCTGCTGCACGTGCCGGAGGTCTTGCCGTTGTTGTCGGGCGGGGTGCACTGGCGGTCGCGGTTGAGGGACCAGAAGGTGAAGCGGTCCATGTGGTGGCCGGTGGCGAAGTCCAGGACGGTCTGGAAGTCGGCCTGGGTGAAGTACTCGCCGGTGTCGCTGCGGCCGTTCATGCCGGAGAAGCCCTCGTGGGCGTACGCGGTGGCCTCGTCCCAGCCGAAGGTGGACCGCAGGATCGCGTTGAAGTTCGTCAGGGCGCTGGTCTGGGCGGCGGCCCCGTTGAAGCCGCCGTCGAACGGCATGATGGAGAAGTTGTTCGGCGTGAAGCCCTGCGCCTTGGCCTCATTGAGCATCTGCTTGCCGAACCAGCCGGTGCCGTCGGCGGTGCCCGCCGTGGTGACGGAGACGTAGAGGCCGGGGTTGTTCTGCTGGAGGATCTTGGCGGCGCCGATCTCGCGGGCGATGGCGGCCGTGTTCTCGTACTCCGGTTCCTCCAGGTCGAAGTCGATGGCCTTCAGCTGGTACTTGGTGATGACCTGCTGGTACGCGGCGGCGGTGGAGGCCGCGTCGGAACAGGTCTGGCCGAGCTTCGTCCCGCCGTAGCCGCCGATGGACACCGACACGTCGCCGCCCTTGGCGCGGATCGCGCTGATGACGGAGGCGACCGCGGTGTCCGAGGAGACCGGCGACGTACCGTCCCAGGTGGGGCTGCATCCGCCGCCGTTGGGGGCCAGGATGAAGGCGAGCTGGAACGCCTTGAGGCCGGAGGCGTCCATGATGGCGCCCGCGTCCGGCGGATTGTTGTCGTGCGGCATCAGATAGGGCGCAGCGGCGTACCAGCGGTTGGAGAGCGCGGTGGCGTCGGCGGACGCACCCGATGCCTGCTGCACGGCGAAGGCCGCGAGTCCTGCGGTGGCCAGGGCGGCGGTGGCCACGCCGGAGAGCAGAGCGCGAAGACGTCTCATGGAGGCTCCTGTCGGGAGAAGGTGCCGCCAAGAATCGGAGGATGACGCATTCACGTCAATGAGTTGGCCTAGACCATTGCGCATTCTTGAAGATCCCGCCGCGCGCCCGCGAGGCGTGTGACCGATATCGGAACACCTTCCGTCCGTATTACGGGTCGCTCAGCTAGGGTGTCGCGCGTGTCCTTCCCTCTCGCCTTCCGTCATCTCGTGGACGACGCCGCGGTCTTCCCGCCCGGCCTGGCTCCGCTGCCGCGCGCCGTGACCGAGCACGCCGGGCACCTCGCGTCCGGCCACGCCGGGCTCGTCGGCCCGTTCGTGATCGGCGCCGACCGGCTCGCCGAACTGGCCGGACTGGCCGAGCCCCGACTCTTCCCCGGCGGCCTGCGGGTGAGCGTGGTGGCCGGGCCCGCCGCGCTCCGGTCAGCGCTGGCCGTCTTCGCGGGGACCGACCGGCTCGTACCGGCGGCCGTCGAGTTCAAGCCGGACCCCGCCCTGCCCCTCGGGCCCCAGATCGAGGAGCTGGCCGCACTCGGCTTCCCCGGCACGGTGTACGTGGAGGTGCCGCGCCCCGGTACGCGGACCTGGGAGCAGGCGCTCGCCCTGGTGGTACGCCACGGCTTCCGGCTGAAGTTCCGCACCGGCGGGACCGAGGCGGCGGCGTTCCCGGACGAGGACGAGGTGGCGGCGTGGATCCACGGGGCCGTGGCCGCCGGGGCCGCCTTCAAGTGCACGGCCGGGCTGCACCACGCGGTCCGGCACACCGCCGCCGCCACCGGCTTCGAGCACCACGGCTACCTCAACGTGCTCCTGGCGGCGGCCCGGGCCCGCGCCGGAGCGCCCCTGTCCGGGATCCGCGCGGCCCTCGCCGAGCGTGATCCGGAGGCGCTGGCCCGGGCCGTGACCGCGCTTCCGGCCGCCGAGGCCGCCGCCGCGCGGGAGGCGTTCGTCTCGTACGGGTCGTGCAGCGTGCTCGAACCGCTGGAGGACCTGACCGCTCTGGGCCTGCTCGGCCCCGCCACCACCTGACCACCCGTCACCGAAGGGCCCTCGCATGACCACCCACCCCGCCACCTGGGCCGAGGACGCGGCCGGAAGCGCGTACGACGTCGACAACCTCCCGTACGCCGTGTTCTCGACCGCGGACGGCGCCCCGCGCGTCGGCGTCCGCATCGGTGACCACGTCCTGGACCTGGGCGCCGCCGCCACCGCGCTCCGTCCCGACTGGGCGCCGCTGCTCGACGCGCCCGCGCTCAACCCGCTGATGGCCGCGGGCGCGACGGTGTGGGCGGAGGTCCGAGCCTGGGCCACCGCACTGCTCACCGACACCGCTTACCGCGACCGCGTCCGCCTGGTGCCGCTGGCCGACATCACGCTGCACCTGCCGTTCGAGGTCGGGGACTACGTCGACTACTACGCGTCCGTGGACCACGCCACGAACGTCGGGCGGATCTTCCGGCCCGACGGGGACGCCCTGATGCCCAACTGGCGCCATCTGCCGGTCGCGTACCACGGCCGCGCGGGCTCCATCGTCGTCTCGGGCACCCCCGTGCACCGCCCCGCCGGACAGCGCAAGGCCCCCGCCGACCCGGCGCCCAGCTTCGGTCCTTCGCTGCGCCTGGACATCGAGGCCGAACTCGGCTTCGTCGTCGGCCGAACCGTCCCGCTCGGGCAGCGCGTCGCGACCTCCGAGTTCACCGAGACAGTGTTCGGCGTGACCGGCGTCAACGACTGGTCCTCGCGCGACATCCAGGCGTGGGAGTACGTCCCGCTGGGCCCCAACCTCGGCAAGTCCTTCGCCACCAGCATCAGCGCCTGGGTCACCCCGCTCGCCGCGCTGGAGCACGCCCGCACGGAACTGCCCGGCCAGGAACCCGCCGTACTGCCGTACCTGCGCGAGGCGGGCCCGTCGGGCTACGACATCGACGTGGAGGTCGAGGTCAACGGCACGGTGGTGGCGCGCCCGCCGTACGCGTCCATGTACTGGTCGCCCGCGCAGATGCTGGCCCACCTCACGGTCAACGGCGCCTCGCTGCGGGTCGGCGACTTCTACGCGTCGGGCACCATCTCGGGGCCCGGAAAGCACCAGCGCGGCTCGTTCCTCGAACTGTCCTGGGGCGGCAAGGAGACCTGGACGGCGGGCGGCAAGGAACGCACCTTCCTCCAGGACGGCGACGAGGTCGTCCTGCGCTACTCGGCGCCGGCCGCGCGGGGGCGCATCGGCCTGGGCGAGGTCCGTGGCAGGATCCTCCCCACCATCCGGCCGATCCCCGAAGAGGTGGAATGACACCGCCGAACGACTCCGAGAGCGGCGGCTCGCAGACCCTGGAGCGCGGACTCGCCCTCCTGGTCGAACTGAGCCGCCACCCGGAGGGCCTGACGACCAGTCAGGTGTCGGCCGCGACGGGGTTCCACCGCTCCATCGCGCACCGCCTGCTCGTCTCGCTCCACCGGACGGGGTTCGCCGCGCGCGACGACGGCGGCCGCTACACCGTGGGCTCGGCCGTGACCGGGCTCCTCGGCGGCACTGGCCCCAGCCTGCGGACCGTCGCCGAGCCGGTCCTGCACCGCCTCGCCCGCCGCCTGGACGCCACCGCGAGCCTGGTCGAGGCCGTCGGCACCGCCGCCGTCACCACGGTGGTGGCCGAACCGCCGACGGACGGCCCCCTGTTCTGGTACCGCAAGGGCAGCCGCGACCCCCTGGACCACGGCTCCGGCGGTCTCGCCGCACTGGCCTCCGGCCCCCCGCGCACCGCCGAACCGCCCCGCGTCCAGGCGATCCGC
Proteins encoded in this window:
- a CDS encoding chitinase, encoding MRRLRALLSGVATAALATAGLAAFAVQQASGASADATALSNRWYAAAPYLMPHDNNPPDAGAIMDASGLKAFQLAFILAPNGGGCSPTWDGTSPVSSDTAVASVISAIRAKGGDVSVSIGGYGGTKLGQTCSDAASTAAAYQQVITKYQLKAIDFDLEEPEYENTAAIAREIGAAKILQQNNPGLYVSVTTAGTADGTGWFGKQMLNEAKAQGFTPNNFSIMPFDGGFNGAAAQTSALTNFNAILRSTFGWDEATAYAHEGFSGMNGRSDTGEYFTQADFQTVLDFATGHHMDRFTFWSLNRDRQCTPPDNNGKTSGTCSSVAQADWDFAKYSVKFAGVTPPTTTPPTTPPPTGSCTATAWSAAAVYNGGDTVSYGGHTWKAKWWTQNETPGSTGEWGVWQDLGTC
- the fahA gene encoding fumarylacetoacetase: MTTHPATWAEDAAGSAYDVDNLPYAVFSTADGAPRVGVRIGDHVLDLGAAATALRPDWAPLLDAPALNPLMAAGATVWAEVRAWATALLTDTAYRDRVRLVPLADITLHLPFEVGDYVDYYASVDHATNVGRIFRPDGDALMPNWRHLPVAYHGRAGSIVVSGTPVHRPAGQRKAPADPAPSFGPSLRLDIEAELGFVVGRTVPLGQRVATSEFTETVFGVTGVNDWSSRDIQAWEYVPLGPNLGKSFATSISAWVTPLAALEHARTELPGQEPAVLPYLREAGPSGYDIDVEVEVNGTVVARPPYASMYWSPAQMLAHLTVNGASLRVGDFYASGTISGPGKHQRGSFLELSWGGKETWTAGGKERTFLQDGDEVVLRYSAPAARGRIGLGEVRGRILPTIRPIPEEVE
- a CDS encoding IclR family transcriptional regulator codes for the protein MTPPNDSESGGSQTLERGLALLVELSRHPEGLTTSQVSAATGFHRSIAHRLLVSLHRTGFAARDDGGRYTVGSAVTGLLGGTGPSLRTVAEPVLHRLARRLDATASLVEAVGTAAVTTVVAEPPTDGPLFWYRKGSRDPLDHGSGGLAALASGPPRTAEPPRVQAIRETGYVITHSEVNIGAHGIAAPLPGWPVRAAINVVTSDPELADRAVPHVLEAAAAIGTLGDHLG